In Geotalea uraniireducens, one genomic interval encodes:
- the gdhA gene encoding NADP-specific glutamate dehydrogenase, whose translation MTPQHLDEKIEPLYQEVLQRNPGETEFHQAVREVLESLGPVLVKHPEYTERKIIERICEPERQIIFRVPWQDDKGQVQINRGFRVEFNSALGPYKGGLRFHPSVYLGIIKFLGFEQIFKNSLTGMPIGGGKGGSDFDPKGKSDDEIMRFCQSFMTELYRHLGEHTDVPAGDIGVGGREIGYLFGQYKRITNRYEAGVLTGKGLHYGGSLVRTEATGYGATYFVNEMLKARGESFEGKTCIVSGSGNVAIYTIEKIHELGGKCVACSDSNGVIYHQQGLDLELIKQLKEVERRRIKDYTEFHPDAKYVGNGNIWEIACQVAMPSATQNEINGNDAKKLINNGCMAVGEGANMPTTPEGIKVFLEAGIAYGPGKAANAGGVATSALEMQQNACRDSWSFEFTEKKLEEIMIGIHKACFETAEEYGYPGNYVVGANIAGFIKVANAMVAQGLI comes from the coding sequence ATGACACCTCAACACCTCGATGAAAAAATCGAACCACTCTACCAGGAGGTACTGCAACGCAACCCGGGCGAGACCGAGTTTCATCAGGCGGTAAGGGAAGTGCTTGAATCCCTTGGACCAGTTCTTGTTAAACATCCGGAGTATACCGAGCGAAAAATTATCGAGCGAATCTGCGAACCGGAACGACAAATAATCTTTCGAGTTCCATGGCAGGACGACAAAGGGCAGGTACAAATCAATCGCGGCTTCCGCGTTGAGTTCAACAGTGCCCTCGGCCCGTATAAAGGGGGGTTGCGCTTCCACCCCTCCGTCTACCTCGGGATCATCAAATTCCTCGGCTTTGAGCAAATATTCAAGAACTCCTTAACCGGAATGCCGATCGGCGGCGGCAAGGGTGGCTCTGATTTCGACCCGAAAGGGAAATCCGACGATGAAATAATGCGCTTCTGCCAGAGTTTCATGACAGAACTCTATCGCCATCTCGGCGAGCATACCGATGTTCCCGCCGGAGACATTGGCGTAGGGGGGAGAGAAATTGGCTATCTCTTCGGGCAATACAAGAGAATCACCAACCGTTACGAAGCCGGGGTACTAACCGGCAAAGGCCTCCATTACGGCGGTTCCCTGGTAAGAACAGAGGCAACGGGCTACGGAGCCACCTATTTTGTCAATGAAATGCTCAAAGCCAGGGGGGAATCGTTCGAAGGGAAAACCTGCATTGTCTCGGGCTCTGGCAACGTGGCGATTTACACCATCGAGAAGATTCATGAACTTGGCGGCAAATGCGTCGCCTGCTCCGACTCGAACGGAGTCATCTACCATCAGCAGGGGCTTGACCTTGAACTCATCAAGCAGCTCAAGGAAGTCGAACGACGGCGGATCAAAGATTATACGGAATTTCATCCAGATGCGAAATACGTCGGTAACGGCAACATCTGGGAGATTGCCTGCCAGGTGGCAATGCCTTCCGCTACGCAAAACGAAATTAACGGCAATGATGCAAAGAAACTGATCAACAACGGCTGCATGGCAGTTGGCGAAGGGGCGAATATGCCGACCACGCCGGAAGGAATCAAAGTTTTTCTCGAAGCAGGAATTGCCTACGGCCCGGGCAAGGCGGCAAATGCCGGCGGCGTTGCGACATCAGCGCTCGAAATGCAGCAAAATGCCTGCCGTGATTCCTGGAGCTTTGAATTCACCGAGAAGAAACTGGAGGAGATCATGATCGGCATTCATAAAGCCTGCTTCGAAACGGCTGAAGAGTACGGTTATCCGGGGAATTACGTGGTAGGCGCCAATATTGCCGGATTCATCAAGGTGGCAAACGCGATGGTTGCACAAGGCTTGATCTAA
- a CDS encoding phosphotransferase, whose product MLLEMHCHTSEHSSCSSVSAVELIRQVFGKGLQGIVFTDHHYLWSEAELAAVRLQAAVPEYFLLLSGQEINTPEYGDVLVYGATEAFVSGTSTAVIRQCFPDAALVWAHPYRHGREPATRELLSEHFAGVEIFNSNHTVRENSHALQDWHRWRFTALGGTDTHGGSYAGLYPTHFDHPVHTIDELAAEIRHGRCRPFIKEIPHAGANSQVTEVTIGTKGADEVRERIVIREMRNRHSWTTAERAFQVMEQVAGEGFSSGPYRVPKPIDKDPASMTLIEQGVRGKSLFDKLLTARPEDGTFYVTLAAEWLARLHNCRLAVTPPAEFLTREQRRLERYLQRFSEIDHKQTRKVKHLIEAVLNEEARIVCSATTVLVQGHGDFHPKNIFIGQDNQDDRATLFVAAIDFESSLMLPRSFDVGCFLAQFRNQFFAHPEILRNYPDELFIDAYLRRLEEAEGDFLTQVQLFRARTNLSIAAYLIKVGLGDSEDLWRVLVEAEQSLSGRG is encoded by the coding sequence ATGCTGTTGGAAATGCATTGCCATACTTCCGAGCATTCCTCGTGCAGCAGCGTTAGTGCTGTCGAACTGATTCGGCAGGTGTTCGGCAAGGGGTTGCAAGGGATTGTGTTCACCGACCATCATTATCTGTGGTCTGAGGCCGAATTGGCGGCTGTGCGTCTCCAGGCGGCGGTTCCAGAATATTTCCTGCTCCTGTCTGGTCAGGAGATCAATACCCCGGAATATGGCGATGTCCTCGTCTATGGAGCGACTGAGGCGTTTGTTTCAGGGACATCAACTGCCGTTATCCGACAATGCTTCCCCGATGCGGCACTCGTCTGGGCACATCCTTACCGGCACGGGAGGGAGCCCGCGACAAGAGAGCTGTTGAGCGAGCATTTCGCCGGGGTTGAAATATTCAACAGCAATCACACTGTCCGCGAGAACAGCCATGCGCTTCAGGATTGGCACCGCTGGCGATTTACCGCATTGGGGGGCACGGACACCCACGGAGGGAGTTATGCCGGACTCTATCCCACGCATTTTGACCACCCTGTGCACACCATCGACGAACTGGCGGCAGAAATTCGTCATGGCCGTTGTCGGCCGTTTATCAAGGAAATTCCGCATGCCGGGGCAAACAGTCAGGTGACCGAAGTTACCATCGGTACCAAGGGGGCAGACGAAGTCCGGGAACGAATCGTCATTCGGGAGATGCGGAATCGTCATAGCTGGACGACAGCGGAGCGGGCCTTCCAGGTAATGGAACAGGTCGCCGGGGAAGGGTTCAGTAGCGGTCCATACCGGGTTCCCAAACCGATTGACAAGGACCCTGCTTCGATGACCCTGATCGAGCAAGGCGTACGTGGCAAGTCGCTGTTTGACAAATTGCTCACGGCTCGACCTGAAGACGGAACGTTCTATGTCACCTTGGCGGCCGAGTGGCTGGCCCGGTTACATAATTGCCGGCTCGCGGTAACCCCGCCGGCGGAATTCCTGACCAGGGAGCAGCGCCGACTGGAGCGGTATCTCCAGCGATTCAGCGAGATCGACCACAAACAGACGCGTAAAGTCAAACACCTCATTGAGGCTGTGTTGAACGAGGAAGCGCGAATTGTCTGTTCTGCCACGACAGTTTTGGTGCAGGGACACGGGGATTTCCACCCGAAGAACATTTTTATCGGCCAAGACAATCAGGACGACCGGGCCACATTGTTCGTCGCGGCCATTGATTTTGAAAGTTCGCTGATGTTGCCGCGGTCTTTCGACGTCGGTTGCTTTCTGGCGCAGTTTCGGAACCAGTTTTTCGCCCACCCTGAAATCCTGCGAAATTATCCGGACGAACTGTTTATTGATGCGTACCTGCGCCGGCTTGAAGAGGCGGAAGGTGACTTCCTTACACAGGTCCAGCTTTTTCGCGCCCGAACCAATCTGAGCATTGCCGCCTACCTGATCAAGGTCGGCCTCGGCGACAGTGAAGATCTGTGGCGGGTGCTGGTTGAGGCTGAACAGTCGCTCAGTGGCCGGGGATGA
- a CDS encoding ferritin produces the protein MLSKKMSSALNKHLNIELYSAQLYLSMSSYANSIGLKGAANWFMVQYQEEMVHFMKFYMYLNSQGECVSLGPVEAPPNNFPSLLGMFEATLKHETFITSCINELSELAVKEKDHASRIFLQWFVTEQIEEEENDREIIGKLKLVGDNGYGLLLLDNELGTRVFTPPAAAAPGA, from the coding sequence ATGCTCAGCAAGAAGATGTCGTCGGCGCTCAATAAGCATCTGAACATCGAGCTCTATTCGGCGCAACTTTATCTTTCCATGTCTTCCTATGCCAATTCCATTGGTCTCAAAGGTGCCGCGAACTGGTTCATGGTGCAGTACCAGGAGGAAATGGTCCATTTCATGAAATTCTATATGTATCTCAACAGCCAGGGAGAGTGTGTGTCGCTCGGGCCGGTGGAAGCACCGCCAAACAACTTCCCCTCTCTTCTCGGGATGTTCGAGGCGACACTCAAACATGAAACCTTCATCACTTCTTGCATTAATGAGCTGTCGGAGCTGGCAGTAAAGGAAAAGGATCATGCCAGCAGGATTTTCCTGCAGTGGTTTGTTACCGAGCAGATCGAAGAGGAGGAAAATGATCGGGAAATCATCGGCAAGTTGAAGCTGGTCGGCGATAACGGCTATGGATTGCTCCTCTTGGACAATGAACTGGGAACTCGGGTCTTTACCCCGCCAGCCGCTGCCGCTCCGGGCGCCTAG
- a CDS encoding DUF1450 domain-containing protein produces the protein MKVRFCEHNKGKSKTYKKLREQFPRLDVKIKDCIRKCGPCHKNPFAVVDGKTICGIDAEDLYQKIIKEMT, from the coding sequence GTGAAAGTCCGTTTCTGCGAGCACAATAAGGGGAAGAGCAAGACCTACAAAAAGCTGCGTGAACAGTTCCCCCGGCTGGATGTCAAGATCAAGGACTGCATCAGAAAATGCGGCCCCTGCCACAAAAACCCCTTCGCCGTCGTCGACGGCAAGACCATCTGCGGGATCGATGCCGAAGATCTGTATCAGAAGATTATCAAGGAAATGACCTGA
- the arsS gene encoding arsenosugar biosynthesis radical SAM (seleno)protein ArsS (Some members of this family are selenoproteins.), translating to MDQQSNRQPQAFPEPGIDDFGATLAKHGLTLTRASSRALQINVGLLCDLACRHCHLEAGPSRHEVMTRETMAEVIAYAGRARFEQIDITGGAPELVPHIEWLLTELAPLAPRVLFRTNLSALGRPESRALVEVLRQQRCVIVASFPSCNTGQAESQRGIDYMGKGVATLKMLNQLGFGVDGNNLELDLVVNPTGAFLPPAQCQTEQKFRQDLLRKHGIVFSHLYTFANVPLGRFRHWLESSGNLENYLKKLAGSFNPATVQGLMCRSLVSVSWDGYLFDCDFNLAIGQPLEGRKRHVAEMAGHPPIGIPIPTGDYCYACTAGSGFT from the coding sequence ATGGATCAGCAATCAAACCGGCAGCCGCAAGCATTTCCCGAGCCCGGCATCGATGATTTCGGCGCCACGCTGGCGAAGCACGGACTGACGTTAACCCGGGCGAGCAGCAGGGCTCTCCAGATCAACGTCGGCCTCCTTTGTGACCTGGCGTGCCGCCACTGCCACCTGGAAGCGGGACCGAGCCGCCACGAAGTCATGACCCGGGAAACCATGGCCGAGGTGATCGCTTACGCCGGGCGAGCTCGCTTCGAACAGATCGACATCACCGGTGGCGCGCCGGAATTGGTGCCGCACATCGAGTGGCTGCTGACCGAACTGGCCCCCCTCGCTCCGCGGGTTCTTTTCCGGACGAATCTGTCGGCCCTTGGCAGGCCGGAGAGCCGGGCGCTGGTAGAAGTGCTCCGGCAGCAGCGATGCGTAATCGTCGCCTCATTCCCTTCCTGCAACACCGGCCAGGCCGAGTCCCAGCGCGGTATCGACTACATGGGGAAAGGCGTCGCCACCCTGAAGATGCTGAACCAGCTCGGCTTCGGCGTGGACGGGAACAATCTGGAGCTCGATCTTGTTGTCAACCCGACCGGAGCGTTTCTCCCCCCCGCCCAGTGCCAGACGGAGCAGAAATTTCGCCAGGATCTGCTGCGCAAACACGGGATCGTCTTTTCCCATCTCTACACCTTTGCCAATGTCCCGCTGGGACGTTTCCGCCACTGGCTCGAATCGTCGGGCAACCTGGAGAACTATCTGAAAAAGCTGGCGGGAAGTTTCAATCCGGCAACCGTTCAAGGGCTCATGTGTCGCAGCCTCGTCTCCGTCTCCTGGGACGGATATCTCTTCGACTGCGACTTCAACCTTGCCATCGGTCAACCGCTGGAGGGCAGAAAACGCCACGTGGCGGAGATGGCGGGACACCCGCCAATCGGCATCCCAATCCCGACCGGCGATTACTGCTATGCATGTACCGCCGGTTCGGGTTTTACTTGA
- a CDS encoding arsenosugar biosynthesis-associated peroxidase-like protein yields the protein MTTSYYEPQDLERFAEIGKDAPELARKFFDYYGAVFAEGELTGREKALIALAVAHAIQCPYCIDAYTTSCLEKGSNLGEMTEAVHVANAIRGGASLVHGIQMRKAAEKLSL from the coding sequence ATGACCACATCCTATTACGAACCCCAAGACCTGGAACGATTCGCCGAGATCGGCAAAGACGCTCCGGAGCTGGCGCGAAAATTTTTCGATTACTACGGCGCGGTATTTGCCGAAGGAGAGCTAACCGGCCGGGAAAAGGCGTTGATCGCCCTGGCAGTGGCCCACGCAATCCAGTGCCCGTACTGCATTGACGCCTACACCACCTCCTGTCTGGAAAAAGGTTCGAACCTTGGGGAAATGACCGAAGCGGTGCACGTCGCCAACGCCATCAGGGGCGGCGCATCACTTGTCCATGGCATCCAGATGCGGAAAGCCGCCGAAAAGCTTTCCCTCTGA
- a CDS encoding TVP38/TMEM64 family protein encodes MSRRKIIVSAIVVGLIVLFFALDLDKQFTIASLKANRQTLLELYASHRLATVGGFLAIYIAQTALSLPGATILSLAAGALFGAVMGTVYAVTGATLGATAAFLVTRYLFHETVQRKFGQRLAGINRELETSGLNYLLFLRLVPLFPFFLINLGAGLTRLPLRTFVIGTAIGIIPGGFVYCNAGASLATIEQAGDVASPRVIGAFALLGLFSLLPVLSAKAKARQKP; translated from the coding sequence ATGAGTCGCCGCAAAATCATCGTCAGCGCCATCGTCGTGGGGCTTATCGTCCTTTTCTTCGCCCTTGATCTCGACAAACAGTTCACCATCGCGTCGCTCAAAGCCAATCGCCAGACACTACTCGAACTGTACGCCAGCCATCGGCTGGCAACCGTCGGCGGCTTCCTGGCAATCTATATTGCGCAGACGGCCCTCTCCCTCCCCGGGGCCACCATCCTCTCCCTGGCGGCGGGAGCGCTCTTCGGAGCAGTGATGGGGACCGTCTATGCGGTAACCGGTGCCACGCTTGGCGCCACAGCCGCCTTCCTCGTTACCCGCTATCTATTCCACGAAACGGTGCAACGCAAATTCGGCCAGCGGCTGGCGGGCATTAACCGGGAACTGGAAACTTCCGGACTCAACTACCTCCTCTTTCTCCGGCTGGTCCCCCTCTTTCCGTTTTTCCTGATCAATCTCGGCGCAGGCCTGACACGGTTGCCACTCCGCACGTTCGTCATCGGCACGGCAATCGGGATCATTCCGGGGGGATTCGTGTATTGCAATGCCGGGGCAAGCCTAGCCACCATCGAACAGGCCGGCGACGTCGCATCACCCCGGGTAATCGGCGCTTTTGCCCTCCTGGGGCTCTTCTCGCTGCTCCCCGTCCTGTCCGCAAAAGCAAAAGCACGGCAGAAGCCCTGA
- a CDS encoding response regulator codes for METTPEKQLLLVDESSPSRKALVEILKTGKFSVTSVASGEEALLHLSGSSFNIVITDITLPGMSGLNLLKLIKDLNPDIEVILVTSNASSFNVIKALRLGAYDFVIKPIDDAAILINIVERAIEKQALSIENRRLIFDLQGKNDELNDALRMMRTANQLCAAVSATLDVGEILATLVDGVIEELRATKGYLLLLDREGQNFSMKISVGIDRELAKSFNLHRDQGISGLVAATNKPLRIGEETPAPLTRRILEEDPHGDLFSPPGILSVPLRVKEKVAGVITVSGQANGRPFSDAEAEFLLTVANHAAIALDNAGAFYKLKKRSSH; via the coding sequence GTGGAAACCACTCCGGAAAAGCAGCTCCTTCTCGTCGATGAGTCGTCACCATCCCGAAAGGCGCTCGTTGAAATCCTCAAGACGGGAAAATTTTCCGTAACCTCCGTCGCTTCGGGCGAGGAAGCGTTGCTGCATCTCTCGGGGTCTTCCTTCAACATCGTCATAACCGACATCACCCTACCGGGGATGAGCGGTCTCAACCTGCTCAAGCTGATCAAAGACCTCAATCCCGATATCGAAGTAATCCTCGTCACCAGCAATGCTTCCAGCTTCAACGTCATCAAGGCGCTGCGTCTTGGCGCCTACGACTTTGTCATCAAGCCGATCGACGACGCGGCAATCCTGATCAACATCGTTGAGCGGGCCATTGAAAAACAGGCCCTCTCTATCGAGAACCGCCGGTTGATCTTCGATTTACAGGGAAAAAACGACGAACTGAATGACGCACTCCGGATGATGCGGACGGCAAATCAGCTCTGCGCCGCCGTCTCGGCGACCCTCGACGTCGGCGAAATCCTGGCTACGCTCGTCGACGGAGTGATCGAGGAACTCCGCGCCACCAAAGGCTATCTCCTGCTCCTTGACCGGGAAGGCCAGAATTTCTCCATGAAAATCTCGGTCGGGATCGACCGCGAACTGGCAAAAAGTTTCAACCTCCATCGCGACCAGGGGATTTCCGGGCTGGTGGCCGCCACCAACAAGCCGCTCCGGATCGGTGAGGAAACGCCGGCTCCCCTCACCCGCCGCATCCTTGAAGAAGATCCCCACGGCGACCTGTTCTCCCCCCCCGGCATCCTTTCCGTCCCCCTCCGGGTCAAAGAGAAAGTCGCCGGCGTCATCACCGTCTCCGGACAAGCCAATGGCCGGCCCTTTTCCGATGCCGAAGCGGAATTCCTGCTCACCGTCGCCAACCACGCCGCCATCGCTCTCGACAATGCCGGAGCCTTCTACAAACTAAAGAAAAGGAGTTCCCATTAA
- a CDS encoding polyprenyl synthetase family protein, producing MQAALALVGDDLKNVEAQFKKDLESDVYLIKKVGEYVLASGGKRIRPTLLLLSAKLCGYQGERHVPLASVIEFIHTATLLHDDVVDSATLRRGNASANEVWGNEASVLVGDFLFSKSFSLMVQAGDLRVLQVLSDATTIIAEGEVLQLLCTSDLEMTEERYIEVVKSKTAVLLSAACEAGAILGTVSADQQQALSDYGMDLGIAFQLMDDTLDYIASEEQFGKEIGHDLEEGKITLPLIHTLQRCTDEEQEVIAEVVEKELLEPGDFEAVFTLVHRYGGIQYTTTVAAEYVTRCKSHLDAFADSPARRALIELADYVVSRKR from the coding sequence ATGCAAGCTGCACTTGCCCTGGTTGGGGATGATCTGAAAAATGTCGAGGCACAGTTCAAGAAAGATCTTGAATCTGATGTCTACCTCATCAAGAAAGTCGGCGAATATGTACTTGCCAGCGGCGGGAAGCGCATCCGCCCGACGTTGCTGCTCCTTTCGGCCAAGCTGTGCGGCTATCAGGGCGAGCGGCACGTGCCGCTTGCCAGTGTCATCGAGTTCATCCATACTGCAACCCTGTTGCATGACGATGTGGTCGACAGTGCGACTCTCCGCCGCGGCAATGCTTCGGCCAATGAAGTATGGGGCAACGAGGCGTCGGTGCTGGTCGGCGATTTTCTCTTCTCCAAGTCATTCTCCCTGATGGTCCAGGCCGGTGATCTGCGGGTATTGCAGGTGCTTTCCGACGCCACGACCATCATCGCCGAGGGCGAGGTCCTCCAGCTCCTCTGCACCAGCGACCTTGAGATGACCGAAGAGCGGTACATCGAGGTGGTCAAGAGCAAAACCGCTGTCCTGCTCTCGGCGGCCTGCGAAGCCGGTGCCATCCTTGGTACCGTTTCAGCAGACCAACAGCAGGCGTTGAGCGATTACGGCATGGATCTGGGGATTGCCTTCCAGCTTATGGACGATACCCTTGATTACATCGCCAGCGAAGAGCAATTCGGCAAGGAGATCGGCCACGATCTGGAAGAGGGCAAGATCACCCTGCCGTTGATTCATACGCTCCAGCGGTGTACCGATGAAGAGCAGGAAGTCATTGCCGAGGTCGTCGAGAAAGAACTGCTGGAACCGGGTGATTTCGAGGCGGTCTTTACCTTGGTTCACCGCTACGGCGGCATCCAGTACACCACGACCGTGGCCGCCGAATATGTCACTCGCTGTAAGTCCCACCTCGATGCGTTCGCAGATTCCCCCGCCAGACGCGCGCTGATCGAACTGGCCGACTACGTCGTCAGCCGTAAGCGTTAA
- a CDS encoding TlpA family protein disulfide reductase yields MRGIFVRLLPLLLVLTLTGCSREQTAKPAIEGNPAPNFTLNTLDGKSVTLADLRGQVVLVNFWATWCPPCRAEIPSLMRLNAAMAGKPFRMLCISIDEGGAVAVQQFFRSSGMMLPALLDTDKKAGLAYGITGVPETFVIDKGGVILKKVVGGMEWDQPEVVAYLNDLTSKPR; encoded by the coding sequence ATGAGAGGGATATTCGTCCGCCTGCTTCCCCTGCTGCTGGTCCTCACCCTGACCGGTTGTTCGCGGGAGCAGACCGCCAAACCGGCCATTGAAGGAAACCCCGCACCCAATTTCACCTTGAACACGCTCGACGGGAAATCAGTCACCCTTGCCGACCTGCGGGGGCAGGTTGTGCTGGTCAATTTCTGGGCCACCTGGTGCCCACCTTGCCGCGCGGAGATCCCTTCGTTGATGCGGCTGAATGCCGCCATGGCGGGCAAACCGTTCCGGATGCTCTGTATTTCGATCGATGAAGGCGGCGCGGTGGCGGTGCAGCAATTTTTCCGTTCCAGCGGGATGATGCTGCCGGCTTTGCTGGATACCGACAAAAAGGCCGGTTTGGCCTACGGGATCACCGGTGTGCCGGAAACCTTTGTCATCGACAAGGGGGGTGTTATACTCAAAAAGGTCGTTGGCGGCATGGAATGGGACCAACCCGAGGTGGTCGCTTACCTGAACGACCTGACCAGCAAACCCCGCTAA